A genomic region of Halobacteriovorax sp. DA5 contains the following coding sequences:
- a CDS encoding ankyrin repeat domain-containing protein: MSQLRFLTFLVILASCGSFEQHGGLLPLSKVESNEMLLTESEEAEYRYLADLYGISEEKLDIKGDTPKRVVQTEKDWQLEDINLNEIENSSFVISDYEVSFVEDKFKNEAQLVAEAKAAEAAKKRKSRGIASVPEVSLVHKKRRPASLFAMAKKSTPESIRYYIAKKGADVNEKNKRGDTPLHIAIKNKRFDNVRALLGMKADPNIPDANGKTVAQYAQELGIESILKLMKKK, translated from the coding sequence TTTTAACATTTCTAGTTATTCTTGCTTCATGTGGTTCTTTTGAGCAGCATGGGGGCCTTCTTCCTCTAAGCAAAGTTGAAAGTAATGAGATGCTTTTAACTGAAAGTGAGGAAGCTGAGTATCGTTACCTTGCAGACCTTTATGGGATCTCTGAAGAGAAACTTGATATCAAGGGGGACACTCCTAAGCGAGTTGTGCAAACAGAGAAAGACTGGCAACTTGAAGATATTAATCTTAATGAAATTGAAAATAGCTCATTTGTTATTAGCGACTACGAAGTAAGCTTTGTTGAAGATAAGTTTAAAAATGAAGCTCAACTAGTTGCAGAGGCCAAGGCCGCTGAAGCTGCTAAAAAAAGAAAGTCACGTGGAATTGCTTCTGTTCCAGAGGTAAGCTTAGTTCACAAGAAGAGAAGGCCAGCTTCACTCTTTGCTATGGCAAAGAAATCAACACCTGAATCAATTCGTTACTATATTGCTAAAAAAGGCGCTGATGTAAATGAGAAGAATAAGAGAGGTGATACTCCACTTCACATTGCTATCAAGAATAAGCGCTTCGATAATGTCCGTGCTTTATTAGGAATGAAGGCCGATCCAAATATTCCAGATGCGAACGGGAAGACTGTTGCCCAATATGCACAAGAGTTAGGAATAGAATCAATTTTAAAATTAATGAAGAAGAAATAA
- the secG gene encoding preprotein translocase subunit SecG, with translation MVTGLMIFHGVVSVLLIIVVLLQFGKGAEAGLLGGASEAVFTGSQQGNILSKITVVLTVLFLGNCILLAKIQSGKESKSLLDSAAPIAAPLNSDTTAPAQTAPATEETAPAAK, from the coding sequence ATGGTTACTGGTTTAATGATTTTTCACGGTGTTGTTTCAGTACTTCTAATCATCGTAGTTCTTCTACAATTTGGTAAGGGTGCGGAAGCAGGTCTTCTAGGTGGTGCTTCAGAAGCCGTATTCACAGGTAGCCAACAAGGAAATATCCTAAGTAAAATTACAGTTGTACTTACTGTTCTTTTCCTAGGTAACTGTATTCTTCTTGCTAAGATTCAATCTGGTAAAGAGTCTAAATCACTACTTGATAGTGCAGCGCCAATCGCAGCTCCACTTAACTCTGATACAACAGCTCCAGCACAAACTGCTCCAGCGACTGAAGAAACAGCTCCTGCTGCAAAATAA